The proteins below come from a single Etheostoma spectabile isolate EspeVRDwgs_2016 chromosome 4, UIUC_Espe_1.0, whole genome shotgun sequence genomic window:
- the fgd5b gene encoding FYVE, RhoGEF and PH domain-containing protein 5b isoform X2, producing MNTDCTKPSVAPKPRFVCHDSLKLSSSLMSAARGPKPSIAPKPKVTPELNDTQGVCINGNLLNSDGEVDEEYEAENGLKKDKQFNSYILKSPQQDAQGTKDEEVMEEEKEEEEDIIQKMDDDWRLTDSALTEEVDSLETFWVSDAGLTADSEDVVEMVDTDAKVDMDAEGCDGGEALADTDGLSVGDFSVNSIDEEAGCYFAENRHIRQMQEKLQIKEDETGDCTADDLSESLTDEPGVLSNENMEDTDQKHVFQTDGEEKEEESASDCGITCNILKFRCGHNIKEKGENLQNISFYDFIPEDQKQIERHIAVVDDPTHEPYYVSSEDIINREMMPRNNTAHGQPQSPLLSLNISGLSDGKYEETAENGQTQCVSSEDYVRVGNSLEYSSYNSYENKVRPHQKSTEEPKAQTAEVLLNHVDCQPRFRLVSISVPTDTDNSLTSSLSECQLLSPSDSDVFEEDLDGHIVPFLDDTTDTEHDISDEHVYEEPGHSSEGENVFPFHKRTTEMRSSSQLYRINNNVADIGVQFIQRPYMSGFGQPALSSSPMLSSMRHKSYGKPHYLSLYPRSLSMEGHDMPLGVYSYMDGSPRQGGAICSSGSFSRCSPLLSSGLSTPTSAVDIPPPFELAYITKRPITKSSPSLLIEGDLSEKNRKKKSSIKRFLMLKFRRKTESKPVVDVNPSLIKSSAESNHHTPSRLMDLDRRSISSSPQLNSHSVSKPHVSSEPASTFLLYQESKRKGSSLAFLNRSVIRVESFEDRSRVPFTPQALTKPRSISFPNADTSDYENVPAISSDYENLQVPQRRPIRQAPFTDYFDRPSRALSPANDTDGYVDMSSLPGFKGKTQSPEQETESAYTEAYNVCSVAVSPQTVSVGDMRGETACEEDQGRTSEEEDGGADSIYERQHDGRSRAFYIAKELVDTERLHVKALKLLQEDFREAVGAAVGDEGEPVLDEERLREILNELPDVYTLHRRILTELENRLRHWEESQRIADIYLSRKAEFLVFTTYIGHYDRSMSLLEDSCRSSPAFAAIVHQFEQNPAGEKLSLKHQLLQVIVRVAQYRMLLTDYLNNLSPDSKEYEDTQAAVSVISDIADQANDSIKHGENLLRLVNIEYSVRGQRDLLQPGRVFVKEGTLMKVSRKSRQPRHLFLMNDVLLYTYPQQDGKYRLKNTLSLTGLKVNKPIMEDVQNALRIEGTDISITLSASSFIEREDWFYTLSRTVIEHARGSVAFNSCSGEARDRLRLTLGEKAPTLVPVSQVMMCMNCTSDFSLTLRKHHCHGCGRIVCRSCSRNRYPLKYMKDRMAKVCDHCYKELKKRGADVSALSGKSSPRPNRSSRPLSAVFQNIHPPNIWRHRKGTASFTQVTVLEEGSISGTLQRSKKSKRNWKRLWFLLRDKVLYTYRAQEEKVASESLPLLGFTVKLPDKQLGEEESNIFQLYHKNTLYYSFKAEDNYTAQRWVNAMEEATVL from the exons ACTGCACCAAGCCTTCTGTTGCTCCAAAGCCGAGGTTTGTTTGTCACGACAGCCTGAAgctttcctcctctctcatgTCTGCAGCCAGAGGTCCCAAACCTTCAATTGCCCCAAAACCTAAAGTCACACCAGAGCTTAATGACACCCAGGGAGTATGCATCAATGGCAACTTACTAAATTCAGATGGGGAGGTTGATGAAGAGTATGAGGCAGAGAACGGTCTAAAGAAAGATAAACAATTTAATTCCTACATCCTGAAATCACCACAACAAGATGCTCAGGGGACAAAGGATGAAGAGGTGatggaggaagaaaaggaagaggaagaagacatAATTCAGAAGATGGACGATGACTGGAGATTAACTGACAGCGCGCTAACAGAGGAGGTGGACTCCTTGGAAACATTTTGGGTCAGTGATGCTGGGCTCACAGCTGACTCCGAGGATGTGGTGGAGATGGTTGACACAGACGCGAAGGTGGACATGGACGCCGAAGGTTGTGACGGAGGAGAGGCCCTGGCCGACACAGATGGCCTCTCAGTGGGAGACTTTTCTGTTAATAGCATTGATGAGGAGGCAGGCTGCTATTTTGCTGAAAATCGACACATTAGGCAGATGCAGGAAAAGCTCCAGATTAAGGAGGATGAAACAGGTGATTGTACAGCAGATGATTTAAGTGAGTCCCTCACAGACGAACCTGGTGTCCTCAGCAATGAAAACATGGAAGACACTGatcagaaacatgtttttcaaaCAGATGGggaggagaaagaagaggaatCTGCTTCTGATTGTGGCATCACTTGTAACATCCTAAAGTTTAGATGTGGCCATAACATAAAGGAGAAGGGCGAAAACCTACAGAACATtagtttttatgactttatccCCGAAGACCAGAAACAGATTGAGAGACACATTGCCGTAGTGGATGATCCAACTCATGAGCCTTATTATGTCTCTTCAGAGGACATTATTAACAGAGAGATGATGCCAAGAAATAACACAGCTCATGGACAACCACAGAGTCCACTTTTGTCTCTAAACATCAGTGGATTATCAGATGGGAAATATGAGGAAACAGCAGAAAATGGACAAACACAGTGTGTTTCCTCTGAGGATTATGTGAGGGTTGGCAACAGTCTTGAGTACAGCAGCTACAACAGTTATGAAAATAAGGTAAGACCCCATCAGAAAAGTACTGAAGAACCCAAAGCTCAGACAGCGGAGGTCTTGCTCAATCATGTGGACTGCCAGCCGAGATTCAGACTGGTATCCATCTCAGTGCCGACAGACACCGACAACTCGCTGACATCTTCTCTCTCGGAATGCCAGCTGCTTTCCCCGAGTGACTCAGATGTCTTTGAGGAAGACCTGGATGGTCACATAGTGCCATTTCTGGACGACACTACTGATACAGAGCATGACATCAGTGATGAGCACGTCTATGAGGAGCCAGGGCACAGCTCTGAGGgtgaaaatgtttttccttttcacaagAGGACAACAGAGATGCGCTCCAGCTCACAGTTATATCGCATTAATAATAACGTGGCTGACATAGGAGTGCAGTTCATTCAGAGGCCCTACATGAGTGGATTTGGACAACCTGCACTGAGCAGCAGCCCAATGTTGAGCTCAATGCGGCACAAGAGCTATGGCAAACCCCATTATTTGTCCTTGTACCCCCGCTCCCTCTCCATGGAGGGACATGACATGCCTTTGGGTGTCTACAGCTACATGGATGGATCCCCAAGACAGGGAGGTGCCATTTGTTCATCTGGAAGCTTCTCACGGTGCTCACCTTTATTGTCCAGTGGCCTGTCCACACCCACTTCTGCAGTGGATATCCCACCTCCGTTTGAGCTGGCCTACATTACCAAGAGGCCCATCACAAAGAGTTCCCCCTCGCTTCTCATTGAAGGAGATTTGtcagagaaaaacaggaaaaagaaatCCTCCATTAAGCGTTTCCTGATGCTTAAATTTAGGCGGAAAACAGAGAGCAAGCCTGTGGTGGATGTCAACCCATCCTTGATTAAGTCCTCAGCAGAGTCCAACCACCACACGCCCAGCAGACTGATGGATTTAGATAGACGCAGTATCAGTAGCTCTCCACAGCTAAATTCACACTCTGTTAGTAAACCTCATGTTTCATCTGAGCCAGCCTCCACCTTCTTACTCTACCaggaaagcaaaagaaaagggAGCTCTTTGGCCTTTCTCAATCGCAGCGTTATCCGGGTGGAGTCCTTTGAGGACCGCTCCCGTGTGCCTTTCACACCTCAGGCCCTGACCAAGCCTCGCTCCATCTCTTTCCCCAACGCAGATACCTCAGACTATGAGAATGTACCTGCCATCAGCTCGGATTACGAGAACCTTCAGGTCCCACAGCGGAGGCCTATCCGCCAAGCGCCATTCACAGATTACTTTGACCGTCCCAGTCGGGCGCTGTCCCCTGCCAATGACACCGACGGTTATGTGGACATGAGCAGCCTCCCTGGGTTCAAGGGTAAAACTCAGTCACctgaacaggaaacagaaag TGCCTATACAGAAGCCTACAACGTGTGTTCGGTGGCAGTCTCTCCACAGACTGTCTCTGTGGGTGATATGAGAGGAGAGACAGCGTGTGAAGAAGACCAGGGACGCACCTCTGAGGAGGAAGACGGAGGTGCAGACAGCATTTATGAGAGACAG CATGATGGCCGATCCAGAGCCTTTTACATCGCGAAAGAGCTGGTGGATACTGAGAGATT ACATGTGAAAGCCCTTAAGCTCCTCCAGGAA GACTTTCGGGAAGCAGTGGGGGCAGCAGTCGGGGATGAGGGGGAACCTGTGTTAGACGAAGAGAGGCTTAGAgagattctcaatgagctgccTGATGTTTACACCCTGCACCGCCGAATCCTCACCGAGCTGGAGAATCGACTCCGACACTG GGAGGAGAGCCAAAGGATTGCAGACATCTACCTGTCCAGAAAAGCAGAGTTCTTGGTTTTCACCACTTATATCGGCCACTACGATCGAAGTATGAGCCTGCTGGAGGACAGCTGCCGATCCTCACCTGCCTTTGCAGCAATTGTTCACCAGTTTGAG CAGAATCCAGCTGGAGAAAAATTGTCTCTGAAACATCAGCTCCTGCAGGTCATTGTGCGTGTGGCTCAGTACCGCATGCTCCTCACTG ATTACCTGAACAACCTCTCCCCCGATTCCAAGGAATATGAAGACACCCAAG ctGCTGTGTCTGTCATATCTGACATTGCAGATCAAGCAAATGACAGCATAAAACATGGG GAGAACTTGTTGCGTCTGGTCAACATAGAGTACAGTGTTCGTGGCCAGCGGGACCTGCTGCAGCCTGGCAGG gtcTTTGTGAAGGAGGGTACCCTGATGAAGGTCAGCAGGAAGAGTCGACAGCCCCGCCATCTGTTTTTG ATGAATGACGTGCTGCTGTACACCTACCCTCAGCAGGATGGGAAATACAGACTGAAGAATACACTGTCACTCACTGGCTTGAAG GTCAATAAACCCATCATGGAAGATGTCCAAAATGCACTGAGGATTGAAGGAACAGACATCTCTATCACTTTGTCTGCAAG TTCCTTCATTGAACGAGAGGACTGGTTTTACACTCTAAGCCGCACTGTGATTGAACATGCCAGGGGATCTGTAGCATTCAACAGCTGCTCAGGAGAA GCCAGAGATCGTCTGCGGCTGACTCTAGGAGAGAAAGCCCCTACACTTGTTCCAGTCTCACAAGTGATGATGTGCATGAACTGCACCTCAGATTTCAGCCTCACTCTCCGTAAACACCACTGCCATGGCTGCGGAAGA ATTGTTTGTCGGAGCTGCTCCAGGAACAGATATCCACTAAAATACATGAAAGACCGCATGGCCAAAGTGTGTGATCACTGTTACAAGGAGCTAAAGAAGAGAG GGGCAGATGTGTCTGCGCTGTCTGGTAAGAGCAGCCCTCGACCAAACCGCTCCAGTCGTCCTCTCTCTGCTGTGTTCCAAAACATTCATCCTCCTAACATCTGGAGACATCGGAAAGGCACTGCTTCCTTCACCCAG GTGACAGTGTTAGAGGAGGGATCCATTAGTGGCACTCTACAGCGCAGCAAGAAGAGCAAGAGGAACTGGAAGAGACTGTGGTTCCTACTAAGAGACAAGGTGCTTTACACCTACCGAGCCCAAGAG GAGAAAGTAGCATCTGAGAGTTTACCTCTGCTGGGCTTCACAGTGAAGCTACCTGACAAGCAGCTAGGAGAGGAGGAGTCCAACATCTTCCAGCTCTACCACAAAAACACTTTGTATTACTCCTTTAAAGCTGAGGACAACTACACAGCCCAAAG GTGGGTAAATGCCATGGAGGAAGCCACAGTTCTATAG
- the fgd5b gene encoding FYVE, RhoGEF and PH domain-containing protein 5b isoform X1 — MNTDCTKPSVAPKPRFVCHDSLKLSSSLMSAARGPKPSIAPKPKVTPELNDTQGVCINGNLLNSDGEVDEEYEAENGLKKDKQFNSYILKSPQQDAQGTKDEEVMEEEKEEEEDIIQKMDDDWRLTDSALTEEVDSLETFWVSDAGLTADSEDVVEMVDTDAKVDMDAEGCDGGEALADTDGLSVGDFSVNSIDEEAGCYFAENRHIRQMQEKLQIKEDETGDCTADDLSESLTDEPGVLSNENMEDTDQKHVFQTDGEEKEEESASDCGITCNILKFRCGHNIKEKGENLQNISFYDFIPEDQKQIERHIAVVDDPTHEPYYVSSEDIINREMMPRNNTAHGQPQSPLLSLNISGLSDGKYEETAENGQTQCVSSEDYVRVGNSLEYSSYNSYENKVRPHQKSTEEPKAQTAEVLLNHVDCQPRFRLVSISVPTDTDNSLTSSLSECQLLSPSDSDVFEEDLDGHIVPFLDDTTDTEHDISDEHVYEEPGHSSEGENVFPFHKRTTEMRSSSQLYRINNNVADIGVQFIQRPYMSGFGQPALSSSPMLSSMRHKSYGKPHYLSLYPRSLSMEGHDMPLGVYSYMDGSPRQGGAICSSGSFSRCSPLLSSGLSTPTSAVDIPPPFELAYITKRPITKSSPSLLIEGDLSEKNRKKKSSIKRFLMLKFRRKTESKPVVDVNPSLIKSSAESNHHTPSRLMDLDRRSISSSPQLNSHSVSKPHVSSEPASTFLLYQESKRKGSSLAFLNRSVIRVESFEDRSRVPFTPQALTKPRSISFPNADTSDYENVPAISSDYENLQVPQRRPIRQAPFTDYFDRPSRALSPANDTDGYVDMSSLPGFKGKTQSPEQETESAYTEAYNVCSVAVSPQTVSVGDMRGETACEEDQGRTSEEEDGGADSIYERQHDGRSRAFYIAKELVDTERLHVKALKLLQEDFREAVGAAVGDEGEPVLDEERLREILNELPDVYTLHRRILTELENRLRHWEESQRIADIYLSRKAEFLVFTTYIGHYDRSMSLLEDSCRSSPAFAAIVHQFEQQNPAGEKLSLKHQLLQVIVRVAQYRMLLTDYLNNLSPDSKEYEDTQAAVSVISDIADQANDSIKHGENLLRLVNIEYSVRGQRDLLQPGRVFVKEGTLMKVSRKSRQPRHLFLMNDVLLYTYPQQDGKYRLKNTLSLTGLKVNKPIMEDVQNALRIEGTDISITLSASSFIEREDWFYTLSRTVIEHARGSVAFNSCSGEARDRLRLTLGEKAPTLVPVSQVMMCMNCTSDFSLTLRKHHCHGCGRIVCRSCSRNRYPLKYMKDRMAKVCDHCYKELKKRGADVSALSGKSSPRPNRSSRPLSAVFQNIHPPNIWRHRKGTASFTQVTVLEEGSISGTLQRSKKSKRNWKRLWFLLRDKVLYTYRAQEEKVASESLPLLGFTVKLPDKQLGEEESNIFQLYHKNTLYYSFKAEDNYTAQRWVNAMEEATVL; from the exons ACTGCACCAAGCCTTCTGTTGCTCCAAAGCCGAGGTTTGTTTGTCACGACAGCCTGAAgctttcctcctctctcatgTCTGCAGCCAGAGGTCCCAAACCTTCAATTGCCCCAAAACCTAAAGTCACACCAGAGCTTAATGACACCCAGGGAGTATGCATCAATGGCAACTTACTAAATTCAGATGGGGAGGTTGATGAAGAGTATGAGGCAGAGAACGGTCTAAAGAAAGATAAACAATTTAATTCCTACATCCTGAAATCACCACAACAAGATGCTCAGGGGACAAAGGATGAAGAGGTGatggaggaagaaaaggaagaggaagaagacatAATTCAGAAGATGGACGATGACTGGAGATTAACTGACAGCGCGCTAACAGAGGAGGTGGACTCCTTGGAAACATTTTGGGTCAGTGATGCTGGGCTCACAGCTGACTCCGAGGATGTGGTGGAGATGGTTGACACAGACGCGAAGGTGGACATGGACGCCGAAGGTTGTGACGGAGGAGAGGCCCTGGCCGACACAGATGGCCTCTCAGTGGGAGACTTTTCTGTTAATAGCATTGATGAGGAGGCAGGCTGCTATTTTGCTGAAAATCGACACATTAGGCAGATGCAGGAAAAGCTCCAGATTAAGGAGGATGAAACAGGTGATTGTACAGCAGATGATTTAAGTGAGTCCCTCACAGACGAACCTGGTGTCCTCAGCAATGAAAACATGGAAGACACTGatcagaaacatgtttttcaaaCAGATGGggaggagaaagaagaggaatCTGCTTCTGATTGTGGCATCACTTGTAACATCCTAAAGTTTAGATGTGGCCATAACATAAAGGAGAAGGGCGAAAACCTACAGAACATtagtttttatgactttatccCCGAAGACCAGAAACAGATTGAGAGACACATTGCCGTAGTGGATGATCCAACTCATGAGCCTTATTATGTCTCTTCAGAGGACATTATTAACAGAGAGATGATGCCAAGAAATAACACAGCTCATGGACAACCACAGAGTCCACTTTTGTCTCTAAACATCAGTGGATTATCAGATGGGAAATATGAGGAAACAGCAGAAAATGGACAAACACAGTGTGTTTCCTCTGAGGATTATGTGAGGGTTGGCAACAGTCTTGAGTACAGCAGCTACAACAGTTATGAAAATAAGGTAAGACCCCATCAGAAAAGTACTGAAGAACCCAAAGCTCAGACAGCGGAGGTCTTGCTCAATCATGTGGACTGCCAGCCGAGATTCAGACTGGTATCCATCTCAGTGCCGACAGACACCGACAACTCGCTGACATCTTCTCTCTCGGAATGCCAGCTGCTTTCCCCGAGTGACTCAGATGTCTTTGAGGAAGACCTGGATGGTCACATAGTGCCATTTCTGGACGACACTACTGATACAGAGCATGACATCAGTGATGAGCACGTCTATGAGGAGCCAGGGCACAGCTCTGAGGgtgaaaatgtttttccttttcacaagAGGACAACAGAGATGCGCTCCAGCTCACAGTTATATCGCATTAATAATAACGTGGCTGACATAGGAGTGCAGTTCATTCAGAGGCCCTACATGAGTGGATTTGGACAACCTGCACTGAGCAGCAGCCCAATGTTGAGCTCAATGCGGCACAAGAGCTATGGCAAACCCCATTATTTGTCCTTGTACCCCCGCTCCCTCTCCATGGAGGGACATGACATGCCTTTGGGTGTCTACAGCTACATGGATGGATCCCCAAGACAGGGAGGTGCCATTTGTTCATCTGGAAGCTTCTCACGGTGCTCACCTTTATTGTCCAGTGGCCTGTCCACACCCACTTCTGCAGTGGATATCCCACCTCCGTTTGAGCTGGCCTACATTACCAAGAGGCCCATCACAAAGAGTTCCCCCTCGCTTCTCATTGAAGGAGATTTGtcagagaaaaacaggaaaaagaaatCCTCCATTAAGCGTTTCCTGATGCTTAAATTTAGGCGGAAAACAGAGAGCAAGCCTGTGGTGGATGTCAACCCATCCTTGATTAAGTCCTCAGCAGAGTCCAACCACCACACGCCCAGCAGACTGATGGATTTAGATAGACGCAGTATCAGTAGCTCTCCACAGCTAAATTCACACTCTGTTAGTAAACCTCATGTTTCATCTGAGCCAGCCTCCACCTTCTTACTCTACCaggaaagcaaaagaaaagggAGCTCTTTGGCCTTTCTCAATCGCAGCGTTATCCGGGTGGAGTCCTTTGAGGACCGCTCCCGTGTGCCTTTCACACCTCAGGCCCTGACCAAGCCTCGCTCCATCTCTTTCCCCAACGCAGATACCTCAGACTATGAGAATGTACCTGCCATCAGCTCGGATTACGAGAACCTTCAGGTCCCACAGCGGAGGCCTATCCGCCAAGCGCCATTCACAGATTACTTTGACCGTCCCAGTCGGGCGCTGTCCCCTGCCAATGACACCGACGGTTATGTGGACATGAGCAGCCTCCCTGGGTTCAAGGGTAAAACTCAGTCACctgaacaggaaacagaaag TGCCTATACAGAAGCCTACAACGTGTGTTCGGTGGCAGTCTCTCCACAGACTGTCTCTGTGGGTGATATGAGAGGAGAGACAGCGTGTGAAGAAGACCAGGGACGCACCTCTGAGGAGGAAGACGGAGGTGCAGACAGCATTTATGAGAGACAG CATGATGGCCGATCCAGAGCCTTTTACATCGCGAAAGAGCTGGTGGATACTGAGAGATT ACATGTGAAAGCCCTTAAGCTCCTCCAGGAA GACTTTCGGGAAGCAGTGGGGGCAGCAGTCGGGGATGAGGGGGAACCTGTGTTAGACGAAGAGAGGCTTAGAgagattctcaatgagctgccTGATGTTTACACCCTGCACCGCCGAATCCTCACCGAGCTGGAGAATCGACTCCGACACTG GGAGGAGAGCCAAAGGATTGCAGACATCTACCTGTCCAGAAAAGCAGAGTTCTTGGTTTTCACCACTTATATCGGCCACTACGATCGAAGTATGAGCCTGCTGGAGGACAGCTGCCGATCCTCACCTGCCTTTGCAGCAATTGTTCACCAGTTTGAG CAGCAGAATCCAGCTGGAGAAAAATTGTCTCTGAAACATCAGCTCCTGCAGGTCATTGTGCGTGTGGCTCAGTACCGCATGCTCCTCACTG ATTACCTGAACAACCTCTCCCCCGATTCCAAGGAATATGAAGACACCCAAG ctGCTGTGTCTGTCATATCTGACATTGCAGATCAAGCAAATGACAGCATAAAACATGGG GAGAACTTGTTGCGTCTGGTCAACATAGAGTACAGTGTTCGTGGCCAGCGGGACCTGCTGCAGCCTGGCAGG gtcTTTGTGAAGGAGGGTACCCTGATGAAGGTCAGCAGGAAGAGTCGACAGCCCCGCCATCTGTTTTTG ATGAATGACGTGCTGCTGTACACCTACCCTCAGCAGGATGGGAAATACAGACTGAAGAATACACTGTCACTCACTGGCTTGAAG GTCAATAAACCCATCATGGAAGATGTCCAAAATGCACTGAGGATTGAAGGAACAGACATCTCTATCACTTTGTCTGCAAG TTCCTTCATTGAACGAGAGGACTGGTTTTACACTCTAAGCCGCACTGTGATTGAACATGCCAGGGGATCTGTAGCATTCAACAGCTGCTCAGGAGAA GCCAGAGATCGTCTGCGGCTGACTCTAGGAGAGAAAGCCCCTACACTTGTTCCAGTCTCACAAGTGATGATGTGCATGAACTGCACCTCAGATTTCAGCCTCACTCTCCGTAAACACCACTGCCATGGCTGCGGAAGA ATTGTTTGTCGGAGCTGCTCCAGGAACAGATATCCACTAAAATACATGAAAGACCGCATGGCCAAAGTGTGTGATCACTGTTACAAGGAGCTAAAGAAGAGAG GGGCAGATGTGTCTGCGCTGTCTGGTAAGAGCAGCCCTCGACCAAACCGCTCCAGTCGTCCTCTCTCTGCTGTGTTCCAAAACATTCATCCTCCTAACATCTGGAGACATCGGAAAGGCACTGCTTCCTTCACCCAG GTGACAGTGTTAGAGGAGGGATCCATTAGTGGCACTCTACAGCGCAGCAAGAAGAGCAAGAGGAACTGGAAGAGACTGTGGTTCCTACTAAGAGACAAGGTGCTTTACACCTACCGAGCCCAAGAG GAGAAAGTAGCATCTGAGAGTTTACCTCTGCTGGGCTTCACAGTGAAGCTACCTGACAAGCAGCTAGGAGAGGAGGAGTCCAACATCTTCCAGCTCTACCACAAAAACACTTTGTATTACTCCTTTAAAGCTGAGGACAACTACACAGCCCAAAG GTGGGTAAATGCCATGGAGGAAGCCACAGTTCTATAG